One window from the genome of Crassostrea angulata isolate pt1a10 chromosome 2, ASM2561291v2, whole genome shotgun sequence encodes:
- the LOC128171867 gene encoding uncharacterized protein F54H12.2-like, producing the protein MAFLSSDNRDIVQPMELSLFASPTNQVAVEKVYFTEARPISSIGVSDTPIEIVVSGSGAECIDLKRSKLYVKARILKADGSPLSANEETGVVNLPLQSMFSQMDVYLNNKLVSFNTNNYPWKAYLKTILFSGKDELNSQKQSELFFKDEGNLSDANAYSGGNAGLIMRYGFTRESKVFELEGNLMEDIFDIDKYLINGVDIYIKLFRSSAPFVIMSSTSAPAYKLEIQDVVYKVAKVRVDPGVLLNHSKQIESTPVKYAISRNELKMNTIPKGSTEFYWDNIFPQAVPDRIVVALVDQKAVNGDYTANPFNFEHMELTDIGIYVNGESVPGRPLKTDFTAGHYSAAYARLFDASGKWNNDAGLIISRDNFGNGYSLFVFTIDPSGFGEEYLNLIRRGNTRLELKFKQTTTKAANVIVFATFSSLLEVDKSRDINYIQP; encoded by the coding sequence ATGGCATTTTTAAGCAGTGACAATAGAGACATAGTTCAACCAATGGAACTCTCTCTTTTTGCATCCCCCACAAACCAAGTAGCGGTCGAGAAAGTGTATTTTACAGAAGCAAGACCAATTTCCAGCATAGGAGTGTCTGACACACCCATCGAGATTGTTGTGTCAGGCTCAGGAGCAGAAtgcattgatttaaaaagaagTAAACTATACGTAAAGGCCCGAATTTTGAAAGCTGATGGATCTCCACTGTCAGCAAACGAAGAAACTGGTGTAGTGAACCTACCTCTACAAAGCATGTTCTCTCAAATGGATGTCTACTTGAACAACAAGTTGGTCTCTTTCAATACCAATAACTATCCGTGGAAGGCTTACCTCAAAACAATTTTGTTCAGTGGGAAAGATGAACTCAATTCACAAAAACAATCTGAGCTGTTCTTTAAAGACGAGGGGAATCTTAGTGACGCAAATGCCTACAGTGGAGGCAATGCTGGTCTGATCATGCGGTATGGTTTTACTCGGGAAAGTAAAGTCTTTGAGCTGGAAGGGAACCTGATGGAAGATATCTTTGATATAGATAAATACTTGATTAACGGAGTAGACATCTACATCAAACTCTTTAGATCCAGTGCCCCTTTTGTCATCATGTCTTCCACTTCTGCACCTGCTTACAAGTTAGAAATACAAGACGTCGTGTATAAAGTGGCCAAAGTACGTGTTGACCCAGGTGTTTTGCTTAACCACAGTAAACAGATCGAATCCACTCCTGTGAAGTATGCCATATCAAGAAATGAACTGAAAATGAATACCATACCCAAAGGATCAACCGAGTTTTACTGGGACAATATATTTCCACAGGCAGTACCCGATCGAATTGTGGTGGCTCTGGTGGACCAGAAAGCTGTAAATGGGGATTACACAGCCAACCCTTTTAATTTCGAGCATATGGAATTAACAGATATTGGAATATACGTCAACGGAGAAAGCGTACCTGGAAGACCACTGAAGACGGACTTTACGGCTGGACATTATTCAGCCGCCTATGCTCGTTTATTTGATGCCTCTGGGAAATGGAACAACGATGCTGGGCTGATTATCTCTCGTGATAATTTTGGAAACGGATACTCACTCTTCGTGTTTACGATAGATCCGAGTGGATTTGGAGAAGAGTATTTAAACCTGATTCGAAGGGGAAACACCAGACTGGAACTAAAGTTCAAACAAACAACAACCAAAGCAGCCAATGTTATTGTATTTGCAACATTTTCATCTCTACTTGAGGTTGACAAATCACGTGACATTAATTACATTCAACCATGA